GTCTCCAGGCACCCAACACTGAACAGTTACTATCCCTGGATGCCACAGGGCCAGAGTTCTCTCCAGAAGCTAACACATGTGCCGTCCAAACACCtcaaggcagaggaaggaagagctAGAGGTCAGAAACCCTATGGTGGAGAGCTACAACCTGGCAGGATTCTCCCCACTCCCTGTTCTGGAAACCACAGACCAGAGGGACACATGCTCCACAGCACTGTCTGCATTCCTGTAGTGCATACATACTATGAATGGGAAAAGAGCTGGATTTCTGATCAATGCACTTCTCTTCAtgctgaaaaggaaaagggaggaggatgCATACACCAGGCTAGCGCTGAGGCAACTGTCCAGAGCTGTTACTGGCTAGCAGAAGGACCCTGAGAATATATAGGCTAACACGGTCTCCCGGGGAATGCCGAGTTAGGTGCATCACAGTGATACTGGTTGAATGGGTTCTGTACAGTGTGAAATGGAGTTTGACAGAAGTGCAGTATCCCTTAACCTGCTATTTCCTATCTCTTCCTCAAGACAGGCTGCTATGGGGTGAGGAGAAACCTCATCACAGCAAGACACTCACAGCCACAAAGCAGACTTACTTGGACATCCAAGAGAAAGTTATTCAGTGgccaacaggaaaaaatattccagttTATAAAAAATAGGAATGCAAGTACAGGGTTACTGCAAGGTGCATCATCAGAGGTACCAGGTCTTGCAAGCAGCCACCCACCCCCCATAGACCCAGGCACCCCACATCCCCAGCACTAAAGTATCTTCAAGCATCTCCAGAGATCACATCACCATTATTTCTGATCAGAGAGACCTCAGTGATCATCTACTTTGAGTCCATTTAGATGAACCAGATTTGCACCCACTGCTCAAGATGGCTCAAGCGTCTTCAGAAAGCTGGTCTGAGGGCATGCAGATAGCAAACACGCCTTCTTAGTTGTCAAGCAGGGTGGCGAGCTGGAGCTCTGGGTCCAGTGTGTGGCAAGGCTGATTTCAGACACGAAAGATACCCtaggagaattttttttgttttttgttttgttttttttttgcaaactgctgcacaaaccacAGAACGGAGAAAGCCTTTGGTCATGAGATACTTGTGAGAAAGTGAGCCTTGTATGGAAGATTCCCCTGAATGCCTACAGTATtctacatcttaaaaaaatatattgtggaCGCTGCAGCCATACAAAGGGGGGAGGACTGGGAGACGGGGATTTACAGTCTCACATAGACACAACGGGGAGGTTCAGACAAGCACAGTCATAGTCTGTAAAACTGATTGGCTCGCTGGGATCAGTCATCCTCATCATCCTCTTCGTCTTCTGGATCTTCCTCTCCTTCATCCTCTAGATTtcgttttctcttttctcctcgcGGAAGGTCTGCAAAAAGAGGTGAAGCGTGAAGCTCTGTTCAGTCTTGCAGAACAAACAGCATTTGAACTGTGGCTTCAAGCTATGGCAGCCACAGCTTGCTCGGGGACAAGCACAGACTAGACTCACACCACTGTGGAATGGAGATCCACCAGGCTGTTTCTCATGGCACCCCAGAAAAGCCCGGACTAGCAGAAGACACTAACCATTTTCTATGCCCTCCATGCATCCCACACGTCAGCAGGCACTTGAAAACATGTTTTTACTGAGCACCCCCAAGACCGCAGCATCTGTACAATTCACTCCGTTTTGACCAAGCTCATACAAGACCATTTAAAGTCATGCCAGCCACTGTATTCTGTTAACATTCACATGCCTATAGTCTGCTCTAACCGGAGCACCCAGACTCAAGTCAAGAACATCAGGCCTCCCCTCCCTACAGCTGAAACTCCAGAGGAAGCTATCGCTCTAAGAGCATTTCCTCAGAAAGACTGCTAACAAGAGTTTCTGTGACAGAAGTCTAGCTCCTGCAAGAAATATCAGCTCAAGCTACTTCAAACTGGTCTGCCAGGCAATTTACCTATTTAATATTTGTCAGATTTGCTCAGCTTGGTTAGCATTAACAGACACTAAAAGTTGTTTCCCCCATCACCACCGTATGATCGCTTGGTTTTAACCGCCCTTAACACAGTCCGTTAGGCATAAGCAGTTTCAGCAACGCCCACAGGTAAGAACATTGCACTTTTCATCAGGGAAAAGCGCAAGAGTACAGCACCAAAGCTGGAGAAATCCTAAGATCACAGCAAGTGTGCAAGACTGTTAATGCAGCTCTGCAGCTACTTATAATTCAACTTACCATCATCAACTTcatcttcttcatcctcctcACCGTCTTCTTCCTCGTCTTCCTCCTTAAGTCAAAACAGTACACTTTTGTTACAAGGACCACAACCCCATGAGTGAGGTGTAATTCTGCAGCATCCTTTTCTTTCACCTCCCTCCCACCCTTCCCTACAAGGcaagggagcaggaaaaaaaggcactaTTGTTTTCCCACAAAGCTTCTCCCATCCCTACAAAGGGAGTTTTATGGGCTTTATCATTTGAGGCCACAGGAAGTACCAGGCCAAGCAATGAACAAACACTGAATTTGCAAATCCATGGACAGCGAGTCAAGAGGAACCTGTACAAGAAAAGCCAGAGCCGACTGCAGCAGCCCTCAGATCTGCCCAGACAGGCATCTGTGACATCTGGTCAGAGGGGTCACAGCAAGACTAGGGGACAAATGCACTATGCTTATGTCAGAAAAGTCTCACCTCATCATCtactccatcctcctcctcttcaccttCCAGGTCATCATCTTCATCCTCTTCATCATCAATGACTTCTTCATCCaaatcatcttcctcctcctcatcatcTTCTTCCTCACCTTCTACCAAAAGGGGGAGATGCATGGTACAGTTCCCAAAGGCTTGCTATTCTCAGACAGTATGCTCACACCTCCTACCCCCAGTGCCACACAAGCAATAGGCATGAAATCTGGCAGGACAAGCATGCGCAAAGAATGCCAGCAACAAGCCCAGTCAGCTCAGAGCAAGCTTTATTTCTCATGCAGCCTGCCTGAGAAAGAAATGGGGTTTATCCAGACAACCCCTACCTCAGTGGCAAGTTATGATCAGCACTTATTTAGCAGCAAAATCCTGCAGAAGGGTGCAAGGGGTGGTTtcccaaaaacaaaaccaagagcaAAAACCTTACCTTCCCCATTCTCATATTCATCTTCTAGTCCATCCCCATCTGCTTCAGGGTCCGAGTCAGGGGCTTCCTGGTCATCAGCATCAAACCCATCTAGGTAGGTGAGCTGAGGCAGGAGGGTGAATACACTCTCTCGGTAGTTGATCAGCATTGTCACCTCACAGTTGAAGAGGTCCAGACTATGCAGGTTTGGCAACTTTTTCTGCAAGAATCCATTTATTAAACCACTTACAAGGTGACACTATTTGAAGATCCAACGGCCATTAGAAGACCCTCTGAACAACTGGTTTACTACCCAGATCTACTACAGAAGTGCCTTCACATGCATTATTTGCACCATGTGCTCCTCAGAGGCGCACTATTACTTATGCTAAAGGTCCCTGGCAAAAATTCCTTTTCAGCTCCTCCGCCCTGCAGTTTCCCTTCCTTGAGGCCAACTCCCTCTGAAACCATTTGCAAATCTTGTTCCGTTTTGGAGGGGGTGGGCAACAAGTACAAGCTGCACAGCACCCCCAGCAGAAGGGAATCCCTGAGCCAGATTCATCCTACCTAAGAAGTCAGACAAAATACCTGGGAGAGAACACAGGCAGACCAGACCACATTGCACACAGATTGCACATCACGTGCTTCtcagcacagccacagcagctcTCCCGGTCTGGCTACCACACCATGTACTGGGTTAAACAAAGGAAGAGTAAAACAAGGTTTCAAGCTTTCTTTCCAAAGAGGATGGAAGGACTGCCCCAAAGGCAATAACTAATGAGGCAAATGCCCTAGATCAGACTTTTCAGCTACAGAGGCAGGATCACAAGGGTGATCACCCAGGGTGAGAgggtcagagcccagcaggcaGGGCCTTTGGACTAGCGTGATGGACACCCTCACTGGCATCCAAGCAACTCATCTCCATGACACCCCAGGTGCCACCTACCTCAAACTGCATCCAACCCATTAATGGTCCTTTCTCAGATGGACACTGATCACTGCATCCACAGTTTTACTCATCCAGCCCAATGTCATGCTTCTTTTAGCAACTGGCTGCTGGTTTTCCAGATAGAAGAGCCATTAACTATTAGCCCAGCCTCAAATTGGACCCACTCATCTGTTCCCAGCAGAACCACGAAGTGCTGTTGGAACAGTTACCAAGATGTTGGACTtctgctgcacacacatgctcccCAAAGGGAAAAATGTCATCCCTTAGAAGTCAGCACAGCCTTTCACTCACCAAGGGCTCCAGGGTATTGATGTCTTTGATCTTGTTGCCACTTAGATTCAAGTGTGTCAGGTTAGGAGTTCTCTCTGCTAGAACTTCAAGGCCACCAGAAATCCTGTTATCACTCAGCTCCAGCTGCCGGGAAGAAATAAGGTCACAAAGTGGCCAGCTTATGACATAGGCAATAAAATTCCCTGAGGACTGGACTATAACAGACATCCAAGTCCCAGACCCTGTCAATTAGACCACGCCCTAGAGTAGCAACTCAAGTTTTCACTTAAGACCCTTTTGCCAAGGTAACAGAGCCCCAACCACTTTTGTACTGTAGGACACAGCAAGTACTTATCCTTTTAGCTGTAACTACATAGCTTAACAAggcaaaatacttattttgttaCTGAAACTTCTGACAGTAGCACAACtgcaaaaggaagagcagaagcacACTAcaaagaaatttagaaaaaagtAGAAGCACACTACAAAGAGCTCAAAAACATTTGTGTTATACTAGAAAACAATCTCTCTCACTTGCTCAGGTTAGAGGTCAGCTTGCAGAAAGAGCACAACCAAGTCACCCTATTTTGGCTACTCCAGGAACGAAACCAACTCTCACCAAGGACAGGGCAGCAGAAGTCTGAGGGCATGGACAGCTGGAGATGAGACCACAGGTCTAACTCACCTTACGGAGTTTGTTAAGCTTGGGGAGATTGGAGACAGACAGCAAGTTGATGTTGATCATGCTGAGGAACTCCAGGTTCTCAAAATCCGAGGAGAGCCCAACAATCTTCCCATCATCCGAACGGCAGTTATCAAGAACCAGCTCCTTCACCTACCAAGAGACACTCAGAAGCTGTCATCATAAACTGAGCTGAGTCATCTTAAGTCAAGCTGCATAACCTATCAAGTTGACATCAGGCTGAGTGACTAACACTTCAAAGCAGCAGGCATGTATGAAGGTCTCCTTGTCCCTTTACTTAAGGGacatgaaaaattttaaagcCAAATACTTTGTGAGGGCCCAGGGTCAGACTCCATAAAGGGTGCAGTCCTAACCACAGTTCAGTACAGGCTATGCAGTATGTTACCACTACAACATCACATCACATGACTGCAGCTAAGGTCCGTCTTCTCCACTAAGAAGCATTAACAGGTTGAACCATGAGGTTGCATCAAAATGTTTCATGTGCAAGGCATCAAAACCTTTCAAAAGAGCCACATTAAGCTTTACTGAAAAGGCCAAAGTCGTCTGGTTTTATCCCCTTCAGGTCTCTCACCTATAATAAATCTTCCCTAGATGCTGGAAAACCTGCCTTCAAAGGACTCATCCATTCCCAGTAACAATCTCCACACAAAAAACGTGGCCTCACCTGCCTACAGAGGTCTCTAAGCAGGGGAGCTCGATCCTAGGATCTGAGAGCAGGGCCACTGATGAGACTTGTAACATTTTACCAAACACAAACTGCACACAGCAGTCACCTCTACCTGATAATTTAGTACAAACAGTCCCTTGCAGCACTGGGCCCGAGCACCAGCACAGAACCACTCCCCACTGAGTATCTGAAGGATAAACATACCTGGCAACCCCATCTCCCCCTAAAGTAGTACAGCTGAACACTCAAGCTCCAGTTCTCACAGGCCATTTCCAAAACATGTTTTTGCCCCACACATCCTTCACAGCAAGATGCAAAATTAGTCTTGGCTAGAAAGCTGGCAATGCTCTCCACattcctcctctgcagctgcccagTTTTACCTCTCTTGCTCAGATCAGCCAACTATGAGAAAGTCCTTTTAAGATCCCTTTGCCTTACTATAACCATACTAAGTTTCAGGGCTGCCATGCCAACTTCACAACACGGACAAGCTCAGGATGAATTGGCATATAAATTCCCAAAGCGATACTGTTGGCCAGGGCTCATAGTCAAGCAGCAAACAAGCTCAACTGACAGTTTTGTTAAGTGTTAGAAGCAAAATGAACTCAACTAAGACAGAAGTACCCAATTAATTTAAGATTGTTTGCCATGCCTAAAGCTGACCTAAGCTGGCACTTAAGTTCTCTTCATTGGCGCAGCCACGCAGAGGCAATCATGAAAGCTATCAGGTTAAAAACTAACCCAGCCAAGAAGAGAGTAGCTTCAACCTGGGTCAGATCCTTGCCCTAGATCACAGAACAAATGCTTCGAGCTGGCAGGGCAACTGCAGGAACAGGAACAAGCAGCTAGGGCTGCTTCTTTCAGTAGCCACACCGGCTTATACCAGCTTTGGGTGCAGAGCACACATGCTCTAAGTCTGCTCAGTTCTGCAGTACACCAGCCATTCCAATTCCTGGGGTCAAACAAGAGGAAACTCGCTCTCGGCAGGCTAAGGGGACACTTACATCCCCCAAACAGTTCTTGTCTGCAAATTCCTTTGCCGCCCACAGAGGATCTTCTTTAACCTCCATTTCTCCAAAAGGCTTAATTTTGGGTCCATTTTATTTATGCTCCCAGTCTGATTTCAGGCTGACCATGCCAGCATGCTATAGACACACAGCAAGTTCATCACAAGAGTTGAGGAATGCCAGTCACCAGCTATCCTACTATAAAAAGGCCAATGGGACTGGCAAGGCTGGCCCGAGATAAGGGGATGCCTTGTTACTGAAGCAAAGCCTGGTgcacgcagcagcagcaagccAGCTCCCATGAATACAGGCTTGAAggacaaaaatacttttaaagggtGCAAAAATCCAAGCCTCAAGCCTTGGCTGACCTGCTGCGTACAGTGTGATCTAATCACTTCAGCAGCAACGCAGTTTAACTGGCCccaccagaagcagcagcagcattcctCTGCCTGGCTACAGAGGTATTAGCCCCACATAGGCACTGGGAAGCAAAAAAGTTCAGCAAAGCAGGCACTGGAAAAGGACAGCAAAGCAAACTAAGCAACAGAAGAGTGACTTAAGGCAGCTCAGATATCACCTTATTCCTTCTTTTCAGACCAGGCAGCTGTGCCACAGCCTTCTCCTTCAGCTCTGAAGCTTTATGTTTACACCCTGGCAATAAACTTCCTCCCCTACCAGAGGTTTAACCTTACCAGAAAACCCTCAGGTGAGACAGGAAATCCCACTAATAAATGGAGATAACTTAAGTATGAGAATTTCACTTCCGGTGCCAACAGCCACACTTTCTTATCTACCAGGACTACCGGTGCAAAAGTCTCCCAGCGAGCCCAAACGGTACTTCTGACTACAT
This sequence is a window from Struthio camelus isolate bStrCam1 chromosome 26, bStrCam1.hap1, whole genome shotgun sequence. Protein-coding genes within it:
- the LOC104139145 gene encoding acidic leucine-rich nuclear phosphoprotein 32 family member B isoform X2, giving the protein MEMKKRLTLELRNKKPGEVKELVLDNCRSDDGKIVGLSSDFENLEFLSMININLLSVSNLPKLNKLRKLELSDNRISGGLEVLAERTPNLTHLNLSGNKIKDINTLEPLKKLPNLHSLDLFNCEVTMLINYRESVFTLLPQLTYLDGFDADDQEAPDSDPEADGDGLEDEYENGEGEEEDDEEEEDDLDEEVIDDEEDEDDDLEGEEEEDGVDDEEEDEEEDGEEDEEDEVDDDLPRGEKRKRNLEDEGEEDPEDEEDDEDD
- the LOC104139145 gene encoding acidic leucine-rich nuclear phosphoprotein 32 family member B isoform X1, which codes for MEMKKRLTLELRNKKPGEVKELVLDNCRSDDGKIVGLSSDFENLEFLSMININLLSVSNLPKLNKLRKLELSDNRISGGLEVLAERTPNLTHLNLSGNKIKDINTLEPLKKLPNLHSLDLFNCEVTMLINYRESVFTLLPQLTYLDGFDADDQEAPDSDPEADGDGLEDEYENGEEGEEEDDEEEEDDLDEEVIDDEEDEDDDLEGEEEEDGVDDEEEDEEEDGEEDEEDEVDDDLPRGEKRKRNLEDEGEEDPEDEEDDEDD